One part of the Bacteroidia bacterium genome encodes these proteins:
- a CDS encoding carboxypeptidase-like regulatory domain-containing protein, protein MLYSHKPVNAPLASLIYEVVLNGLWSKLRSLGLALLLFSSLPIFAQSPYQINLSEEKSLPEILGGLESQFDMQFAYSYTDFKEISVQAGEYKGNTRESFLFKLLEPNEIIFKRSGKQKFLLRVHDRQKRVYEDWDMYLEGSIYDRENRSPLSQVAIYIENSGIGTLSDDSGNFQLRIPRRYQDATLNFRLFAYKQLKIKVGSASLQSIFQLKAEPLSVDPIKIQANNADHPDLDALAGLPPNFERIAQASNLAGPDVVRTLQLLPGINAFDDLNSELKIRGSGGDETLIVLDGIPIYRSDHYFGIFSSISSDYLDKVELYKNILPLEYGGKTGGMILMEAPDKLEEFSAKVDLNLLSSSGNLRVPLGKGSSLILNGRTTLGNAADTDFFESVGRELNLNELANIDFTRLNVVITDPDFRFYDANAKLNLALGKNSGLRLNFFRSNDKLINSYQLNFKSRNNDFAVLNQETFTDTQIWSSTGTSLQFYSLLSPNLRLEANVFSSDYQENTSIKTTLLRMARFNTRQFERINERNNSISDFGGGVNLKRYFDQDILELGLNGVQHSTEVDFEQSAQSVLAGDAKSSEVNIYANYRINRGPWLLDLGHRVNYYGLNGEFYFSPRLQATYKPREDIKLKAAWGISNQFVREVQHENQWGRVVNYFIAADEVNYPVGSSENYMLGFTHAKGPWTLDVEGFYRNLDGVVEHALVSPGLDSLNSALISKDYRLYVGEGVSKGIDFFLGYDSKFYTSWISYTLSKTTHQFEDVFGGAAFASQDDRRHQLKWVNSLKLGRFTLSGNYIYSSGRAYLDISSLNRIASRNELDPSSLIKRLPFYGRLDLGLNYGFTFGRSSGSIGISVFNLTNRENVDYLQYVFAVPVSQNGNDFRSEVIGNQSGLLDRTLNLNLRLDLR, encoded by the coding sequence ATGCTTTATTCGCATAAACCTGTAAATGCTCCTTTAGCATCACTTATATATGAAGTGGTGTTGAATGGCTTGTGGTCGAAGCTAAGAAGCCTCGGCCTTGCTTTGCTTTTATTTTCCTCTCTGCCCATTTTTGCGCAAAGTCCCTATCAGATAAATCTTTCCGAAGAAAAATCCCTGCCTGAGATTCTCGGTGGACTTGAGTCCCAATTTGATATGCAATTCGCGTATTCTTATACGGACTTCAAGGAAATCTCCGTACAAGCTGGTGAATACAAAGGGAATACCCGGGAAAGCTTTCTGTTCAAATTGCTGGAGCCTAATGAGATTATTTTTAAGAGATCCGGGAAGCAAAAATTCCTCTTAAGAGTTCATGATAGGCAAAAGCGAGTTTATGAGGATTGGGATATGTATTTGGAAGGCTCTATTTATGATAGGGAAAATCGGAGTCCCCTTTCTCAGGTAGCCATTTATATTGAAAACTCCGGGATTGGTACCCTCAGTGATGATAGCGGGAATTTTCAGTTGAGGATACCCCGTAGATACCAGGATGCTACCCTGAACTTCAGGCTTTTTGCCTATAAACAATTGAAAATAAAAGTGGGGAGTGCTTCTCTACAATCCATTTTTCAACTAAAAGCCGAACCTCTCAGTGTAGATCCCATTAAGATCCAGGCGAATAATGCAGACCATCCGGACCTGGATGCTCTGGCTGGACTTCCGCCCAATTTTGAACGGATTGCCCAGGCCTCCAATCTGGCAGGACCGGATGTGGTTAGGACCCTTCAGCTTTTGCCGGGCATAAATGCGTTTGATGATCTTAATTCAGAACTAAAAATAAGGGGAAGTGGAGGGGATGAAACCCTTATCGTATTGGATGGGATTCCTATTTATCGCTCTGACCACTATTTTGGAATATTCTCATCCATCAGTTCTGATTATCTGGATAAGGTAGAATTGTACAAAAATATTTTGCCTTTAGAATACGGAGGAAAAACAGGAGGAATGATCCTTATGGAAGCCCCGGATAAACTGGAAGAATTTTCTGCTAAAGTTGATCTCAATCTGTTGAGCAGCTCTGGGAACCTGCGAGTTCCTCTGGGAAAAGGAAGTAGCCTGATTCTGAATGGACGTACAACCCTGGGCAATGCAGCTGATACGGATTTTTTTGAATCTGTTGGAAGAGAACTCAATCTGAATGAATTGGCCAATATTGATTTCACTCGTTTGAATGTGGTCATTACTGATCCGGATTTCAGGTTTTACGATGCCAATGCCAAGCTCAATCTGGCTTTGGGAAAGAACTCAGGATTGCGGCTCAATTTTTTTCGAAGTAATGATAAGCTGATTAACTCCTATCAATTGAACTTCAAAAGTCGCAACAATGATTTTGCAGTTCTCAATCAGGAAACCTTTACCGATACTCAAATCTGGAGCAGCACAGGAACTTCCCTGCAATTCTATTCCCTGCTTTCTCCCAATCTCAGGCTGGAAGCAAATGTATTTAGTAGCGATTATCAGGAAAATACTTCCATAAAGACTACCCTCCTTCGCATGGCTCGTTTCAATACGCGTCAATTTGAGCGAATCAATGAAAGAAACAATTCTATCTCAGATTTCGGAGGAGGAGTAAACCTCAAAAGATATTTTGACCAGGACATCCTGGAATTGGGGCTAAACGGAGTACAGCATAGTACAGAAGTGGATTTTGAGCAAAGTGCCCAATCAGTATTGGCGGGAGATGCCAAAAGCTCTGAGGTAAATATTTATGCAAATTATCGCATCAATCGAGGGCCATGGCTTCTGGATTTGGGACATCGGGTAAATTATTATGGTCTGAATGGGGAATTTTATTTTTCTCCCAGATTACAAGCTACTTATAAGCCGCGGGAAGATATAAAGTTGAAGGCAGCATGGGGAATCAGTAATCAATTTGTGCGGGAAGTCCAGCACGAAAATCAATGGGGAAGAGTGGTCAATTATTTTATCGCAGCAGATGAGGTGAATTATCCGGTTGGGAGCTCAGAAAATTATATGCTGGGCTTTACCCATGCTAAAGGGCCCTGGACCCTGGATGTAGAAGGCTTTTACCGCAATCTGGATGGAGTTGTGGAGCATGCCCTGGTAAGTCCAGGTTTAGACAGCCTCAATTCTGCCTTGATCAGCAAAGATTATAGACTGTATGTGGGAGAAGGAGTTTCTAAAGGAATCGATTTCTTTCTGGGCTATGACAGCAAATTCTATACTTCCTGGATATCATATACCCTGAGCAAGACCACCCATCAGTTTGAGGATGTATTTGGTGGAGCGGCATTTGCTTCCCAGGATGATAGGAGACATCAACTCAAATGGGTAAATTCTCTCAAACTGGGGCGATTTACCCTTTCAGGCAATTATATCTATAGTAGTGGAAGGGCTTACCTGGATATCTCATCTCTCAACAGAATTGCCAGTCGCAACGAACTGGACCCCTCTTCCCTCATCAAACGCCTGCCTTTTTACGGACGACTTGATCTCGGCCTGAATTATGGATTTACCTTTGGAAGAAGTAGTGGATCAATAGGTATTTCTGTATTTAATCTGACTAATCGGGAAAATGTTGATTACCTGCAATATGTGTTTGCAGTGCCCGTGAGTCAGAATGGAAATGATTTTCGTTCAGAAGTAATTGGCAATCAATCTGGTCTGCTTGACCGAACCCTTAATCTGAATCTTCGCCTGGATTTACGCTAA
- a CDS encoding TonB-dependent receptor: MRKSYPSMLSRAFFLGLCFCMMSMQVIAQNVSGTVTDRDSGEPLVGATVVVKGTTTGVLTNEQGRYGIAAKAGDVLLFSFATYATQEITVGDQSTVNVALVTDLSLDEVVVTGYSSQRKRDITGAVSVVDTEELNEVAASSFIQKLEGRAAGLTTSTSGAPGAGTVVRIRGIGSFQNNDPLYVIDGVPVKDNFNNQLNPSDIESIQVLKDASAASIYGTRANNGVIIVTTKKGKAGKTKVSYDSYVGIQNPVGQYDLIVNPADYSEIVWRSFENAGLEIPSGVPYSAGRGVIPTYYYDWNASGYGGTGSVDESSYAFPNQLIMASNQSGTDWWDETFDPALMTEHTVGVSGGTDNSSFYISAGYLKQDGTMIYTDFERASLRANSTFKAGRFTFGENFAVSRANSVGQQGGNQSEQNTMTNLLKSQSIIPVYDVSGENFAGGKSNGMSNGITPVARQFRNKDNRGVFYKALGNAFVSVDIIDGLTARSSLGIDFFNNFNGGFSFPSWEESEPSTVNGWSENFSTGFNWTWSNTLRYDNTFNDVHNLQVLAGYESIRRTFRQIGGGLNNYFTDGRDGWYLNTGLADPETRQVNSFGGFSTIASIFAKADYSFDDKYIVSATVRRDGSSNFGTEKYGTFPAFSLGWRLSNESFMQDVAWIEDLKLRFGWGKTGKDEIPSGNAFDRFGGGPANSFYDITGSGSIATGYALVNRGNSGTKWEENISTNIGLDASLFAGKINVVLDLYQRDVQDLLFNPANPGTAGFASPAFINVGDMQNRGIDLSITYNDAYANGFAFDATLALGAFENEIISIDGNSESFFSNNGGRIGNTQINQLNFPIASFYGFTADGIFQSQEEVNAHAQQDGAAPGRLRFKDLNGDNIINDDDLGVIGSPWADFTAGLNLGMSYKSWDASIFFFASVGNEIMNYNKLFEVFRFFNTNVRKETLERSWHPTLNPTGDFPILDENDTFSERPSSFYVEDGSYLRLRNFQIGYTLPRITGIDKLRIYVQAQNAFTITNYSGIDPALSNFGVRGNPDQSAGQDFGNYPGSKIFMVGVNLGF; encoded by the coding sequence ATGAGAAAATCATACCCTTCCATGCTAAGTAGAGCCTTTTTCCTGGGTCTCTGTTTTTGCATGATGTCGATGCAGGTTATCGCTCAGAATGTATCCGGTACAGTTACCGATAGAGACTCTGGCGAGCCGCTTGTCGGGGCGACTGTGGTTGTGAAAGGTACTACTACCGGTGTCCTCACAAATGAACAAGGGAGATACGGCATTGCTGCAAAAGCTGGCGACGTCCTCTTGTTTTCTTTCGCTACCTATGCTACTCAGGAGATTACCGTTGGTGATCAATCTACAGTCAACGTGGCTCTTGTTACAGACCTCTCCCTGGATGAAGTGGTTGTAACAGGATATTCCAGCCAGCGGAAACGGGACATTACCGGTGCCGTATCTGTAGTAGATACCGAAGAATTGAACGAAGTTGCTGCTTCGAGCTTTATCCAGAAATTGGAAGGTAGAGCCGCTGGTTTGACTACTTCTACTTCTGGTGCTCCAGGTGCCGGAACAGTAGTTCGTATTCGTGGTATCGGATCTTTCCAAAACAATGACCCGCTTTACGTAATTGATGGAGTTCCTGTAAAGGACAACTTCAACAACCAGCTTAACCCTAGCGACATTGAGTCTATCCAGGTATTGAAGGATGCATCTGCAGCTTCTATCTATGGTACTCGTGCCAACAATGGGGTAATCATTGTTACCACCAAAAAAGGTAAAGCAGGTAAGACCAAAGTTTCCTATGACAGCTATGTAGGGATTCAAAATCCTGTAGGCCAATACGATCTGATCGTAAATCCTGCGGATTACTCTGAAATCGTATGGCGCTCCTTCGAAAATGCTGGATTGGAGATTCCTTCCGGAGTACCTTATTCTGCAGGTCGTGGAGTTATTCCTACCTACTATTATGACTGGAATGCCAGTGGTTATGGAGGTACAGGATCCGTGGATGAGAGTTCTTATGCTTTCCCCAACCAATTGATCATGGCTTCTAATCAAAGTGGAACCGACTGGTGGGACGAAACCTTTGACCCTGCTTTGATGACTGAGCACACAGTGGGTGTATCTGGAGGAACAGATAACTCAAGTTTCTACATCTCAGCTGGTTACCTCAAGCAGGATGGAACCATGATCTACACTGACTTTGAAAGAGCTTCGCTGCGTGCAAACTCGACCTTCAAAGCAGGTAGATTTACCTTTGGTGAAAACTTTGCCGTATCTCGCGCAAACAGTGTGGGACAGCAGGGAGGAAACCAGAGTGAGCAGAATACCATGACCAACCTTCTGAAGTCTCAATCAATAATTCCGGTTTATGATGTATCTGGTGAAAACTTTGCCGGTGGTAAGTCAAACGGAATGAGTAATGGTATTACGCCTGTTGCAAGACAGTTCCGTAACAAAGACAATAGAGGAGTATTCTACAAAGCTTTGGGTAATGCCTTTGTATCCGTTGATATCATAGATGGACTTACTGCAAGATCCAGCCTGGGTATTGACTTCTTCAACAATTTCAATGGAGGTTTCAGCTTCCCAAGTTGGGAGGAATCAGAGCCAAGTACTGTAAACGGTTGGAGTGAGAACTTCTCTACCGGTTTCAACTGGACCTGGTCCAACACCCTGAGATACGACAATACTTTTAATGATGTACACAATCTACAAGTATTGGCGGGTTATGAGTCCATCAGAAGAACCTTCCGTCAAATAGGTGGTGGATTGAACAACTACTTTACCGATGGTAGAGATGGCTGGTATTTGAATACAGGTCTTGCTGACCCTGAAACTCGTCAGGTAAATAGCTTCGGTGGATTCAGCACCATTGCTTCTATCTTTGCAAAAGCGGACTATTCATTTGATGACAAGTATATCGTTTCTGCAACTGTACGTAGAGATGGTTCTTCAAACTTCGGTACAGAGAAATACGGTACCTTCCCTGCATTCAGTTTGGGATGGCGTCTGAGTAATGAATCCTTCATGCAGGATGTTGCCTGGATTGAGGATTTGAAACTGAGATTTGGATGGGGTAAAACAGGTAAGGATGAAATTCCTTCCGGTAATGCCTTTGACCGTTTCGGTGGTGGACCTGCAAACTCTTTCTATGACATCACAGGTTCTGGTTCTATTGCTACGGGATATGCCCTGGTAAACAGAGGAAACTCAGGTACCAAGTGGGAAGAAAATATCTCTACCAACATTGGTCTTGATGCATCTTTATTTGCTGGAAAAATCAATGTTGTATTGGACTTGTACCAAAGAGATGTACAGGATCTTCTGTTTAACCCTGCTAACCCAGGAACAGCTGGATTCGCATCACCTGCCTTTATCAATGTAGGGGATATGCAAAACAGAGGTATCGACCTTTCGATTACCTATAATGACGCCTATGCAAATGGATTCGCATTTGATGCGACACTTGCATTGGGAGCTTTCGAGAACGAGATTATCTCTATTGATGGCAACTCTGAGTCTTTCTTCTCTAACAATGGTGGTCGTATCGGTAATACCCAGATCAACCAGTTGAACTTCCCAATCGCTTCTTTCTACGGATTTACCGCTGACGGTATTTTCCAAAGCCAGGAAGAAGTAAATGCACATGCACAGCAAGACGGTGCTGCTCCGGGACGTCTGAGATTCAAAGACCTCAATGGCGACAACATAATCAACGATGATGACCTCGGCGTAATTGGCTCACCCTGGGCTGACTTCACCGCTGGTTTGAACCTCGGTATGAGCTACAAAAGCTGGGATGCTTCTATCTTCTTCTTCGCTTCCGTAGGAAACGAAATTATGAACTACAACAAGCTTTTCGAAGTATTCCGTTTCTTTAACACAAACGTAAGAAAAGAAACACTTGAGAGATCATGGCATCCAACGCTTAATCCTACGGGTGATTTCCCAATTTTGGATGAAAATGATACATTTAGTGAAAGACCAAGTAGCTTCTACGTAGAGGACGGTTCTTACCTGAGACTCAGAAACTTCCAGATTGGTTATACTCTTCCAAGAATCACTGGAATTGATAAGCTGAGAATTTACGTTCAGGCTCAAAATGCTTTCACAATTACTAATTATAGTGGAATTGATCCTGCTTTGTCTAACTTTGGTGTAAGGGGTAACCCTGACCAGTCTGCTGGACAAGACTTTGGAAACTATCCGGGTTCTAAAATATTTATGGTAGGGGTAAACCTTGGATTCTAA
- a CDS encoding AMP-binding protein, which translates to MEKKIWHDKYPAGVSVEVDVTRYQSVAQILDECFEKYADQTAYINMGASLTFGEVDKLSRDFAAYLQNLGLEKGDRIALQMPNILQYPIALFGAVRAGLIVVNTNPLYTAREMKHQFKDSGAKAIVILDNFASKLDEIISDTDIEHVILTRLGDLLGGFKGFLTNFVVKYIKKMVPAYSLPTATPFKQALAIGSDCRFLQPEIKSEDVGFLQYTGGTTGVSKGATLSHGNLVANMLVMEAWNGGLLQEKEEIIITALPLYHIFAFTINCLAMVSVGGTNVLITNPRDMKGFLKEISKYKFTVITGVNTLFNGMLNHPGIEEVDFSNLKLAAGGGMAVQVAVNDAWKARTGKPILEGYGLSETSPVLSTNPNDGTDQIGTIGVPIPNTDMKILDDQGNEVAIGERGEICAKGPQVMRGYWNKLDENENYFFPGGWFRTGDIGIMREDGFFKIVDRKKDMILVSGFNVFPNEIEDVVAHHPGVLEVAAIGVPDEKSTEAVKIFVVKKDPAVTVEDLRAYCKENLTAYKVPKHVEFRDELPKSNVGKIIRRKLKEE; encoded by the coding sequence ATGGAAAAGAAAATCTGGCACGATAAATACCCCGCAGGAGTTTCGGTTGAGGTAGATGTTACTCGCTATCAGTCCGTCGCTCAAATCCTGGATGAATGCTTCGAAAAGTATGCAGATCAAACGGCCTATATAAATATGGGTGCAAGTCTGACTTTTGGAGAGGTAGATAAACTTTCCCGGGATTTTGCGGCTTATCTACAAAATCTGGGACTGGAAAAAGGAGACCGTATTGCCCTGCAAATGCCCAACATCCTTCAATATCCCATCGCTCTTTTTGGAGCCGTACGTGCTGGACTGATTGTCGTGAATACCAATCCCCTTTATACGGCAAGGGAGATGAAGCATCAATTCAAAGATTCCGGGGCAAAAGCCATCGTAATCCTGGACAATTTTGCTTCTAAGCTGGATGAAATAATCTCAGATACTGATATAGAGCATGTCATTCTTACTCGTTTAGGCGACTTGCTGGGCGGCTTTAAAGGCTTTTTGACAAATTTTGTGGTGAAATACATCAAAAAGATGGTCCCCGCTTATAGTTTGCCTACAGCTACTCCCTTCAAGCAGGCTTTGGCCATAGGATCAGACTGTCGCTTCCTTCAGCCAGAAATCAAATCTGAGGATGTCGGCTTTCTCCAGTATACTGGAGGTACAACAGGTGTTTCCAAAGGTGCTACTCTTTCTCATGGGAATCTGGTAGCCAATATGCTGGTGATGGAAGCCTGGAACGGTGGCCTGCTTCAGGAAAAAGAAGAGATTATCATTACAGCTTTGCCCCTCTATCATATTTTCGCCTTTACCATCAACTGCCTGGCGATGGTCAGCGTAGGAGGGACCAATGTCTTGATTACAAATCCCCGTGATATGAAAGGATTTCTCAAGGAAATCAGTAAGTATAAATTCACAGTAATTACCGGGGTAAATACCTTATTTAATGGAATGCTCAATCACCCGGGCATAGAAGAAGTTGATTTCTCGAACTTGAAATTAGCTGCTGGAGGAGGAATGGCCGTTCAGGTTGCTGTGAATGATGCCTGGAAAGCTAGGACGGGCAAACCAATTCTTGAAGGCTATGGACTCAGTGAGACTTCTCCGGTTTTGAGTACGAATCCCAATGATGGCACGGATCAAATCGGAACCATCGGAGTACCCATTCCTAATACGGATATGAAAATATTGGATGATCAGGGAAATGAGGTGGCGATAGGAGAAAGAGGCGAGATTTGTGCAAAAGGTCCTCAGGTGATGAGAGGCTATTGGAACAAACTGGATGAAAATGAAAACTACTTCTTTCCGGGAGGCTGGTTCAGAACAGGAGATATTGGCATCATGCGGGAGGACGGATTCTTCAAGATTGTAGACAGAAAGAAGGACATGATTCTTGTTTCAGGTTTCAATGTCTTTCCAAACGAAATTGAAGATGTAGTAGCGCATCACCCGGGAGTATTGGAAGTAGCAGCTATTGGAGTTCCGGATGAAAAATCAACAGAAGCTGTAAAGATATTTGTGGTAAAAAAAGATCCTGCTGTAACGGTTGAGGACCTTCGGGCTTATTGTAAAGAAAACCTTACGGCTTATAAGGTTCCCAAGCATGTGGAGTTTCGGGATGAGCTTCCAAAGTCAAATGTCGGCAAGATTATTCGCCGAAAGCTGAAGGAAGAGTAA
- a CDS encoding FecR domain-containing protein: protein MKNEYLSYDALQLAAENSFIQWVKEEAGPHASSWEVWLKDHPQMEGIVKEAKEVVEENLKLLAPIPHKIDAQNLWDRIDSSTGTELQLKEAKTRRLRPLYIGIAIAAAIAIILLIFPNLPSETQLRSPNGEHLAFVLPDSSAIELNAASSLRFSEKGFSKKREVYLDGEAFFEVEKGENFLVKTELGTVRVLGTSFNVYEREGNFEVQCLTGKVEVSNQDQSEKVILTPGEVVSLNPQGKLAKQESEIPTFASWRDYKFTYEKTPLIEVLEEIKRQFNVEIDFQGVDLNEEYSGEFEGRDLENVLEDVLWPLNLAFDIKAKRVIISEE from the coding sequence ATGAAAAATGAATACCTATCCTATGATGCGCTCCAGTTGGCAGCTGAAAACTCCTTCATCCAGTGGGTGAAAGAGGAAGCTGGCCCGCATGCGTCTTCCTGGGAGGTCTGGCTGAAAGATCATCCGCAGATGGAGGGCATTGTGAAAGAAGCTAAAGAGGTTGTCGAAGAAAATCTGAAACTCCTTGCACCTATTCCTCATAAAATCGACGCTCAAAACTTGTGGGATCGTATTGATAGCAGTACAGGAACAGAGTTGCAGCTAAAGGAGGCAAAAACGAGACGACTAAGACCTTTATATATAGGGATCGCCATAGCAGCAGCTATTGCTATCATCCTGCTCATCTTCCCAAACCTCCCTTCAGAAACTCAATTGAGGAGTCCCAATGGAGAACATTTAGCCTTTGTCCTGCCTGATTCTTCTGCTATTGAATTAAATGCAGCCAGTTCACTTCGCTTCTCGGAGAAAGGATTTAGCAAAAAGAGAGAAGTATACCTGGATGGAGAAGCATTCTTTGAAGTGGAAAAAGGTGAAAATTTTCTGGTAAAGACAGAACTGGGTACTGTTCGTGTATTGGGGACCAGCTTTAATGTATACGAAAGGGAAGGAAACTTTGAAGTACAGTGTCTAACAGGCAAGGTGGAAGTAAGTAATCAGGATCAATCTGAGAAAGTAATCCTGACGCCCGGAGAAGTTGTGAGCCTTAACCCCCAGGGTAAGTTGGCCAAACAGGAATCTGAGATCCCAACTTTTGCAAGCTGGCGGGACTATAAATTCACCTACGAAAAGACTCCTTTAATTGAGGTACTGGAAGAAATCAAACGTCAGTTCAATGTTGAAATAGATTTCCAGGGAGTAGATTTGAATGAGGAGTATAGTGGGGAATTTGAAGGGAGAGATTTAGAGAATGTTCTGGAAGATGTTTTGTGGCCGCTAAATCTGGCTTTCGATATTAAAGCTAAGAGGGTCATCATAAGCGAAGAATAA
- a CDS encoding sigma-70 family RNA polymerase sigma factor, with amino-acid sequence MKDQELWSKLKAGDKKSLREIYDLHLEYLLQYALRFSRNEDLIQDCIHDLFVEIWKRRESLGETNAIRPYLIVSLRRKLIRELQKGQKNEEISEVGDFGMEEGVESLLIKGEESALQAEKLKNAMQQLSSRQREAIFLKFYEEMDYQEVAAAMDINYQSVRNLIFNGIKKLRDILVAILALTIFFQKL; translated from the coding sequence ATGAAGGATCAGGAGCTTTGGAGTAAACTGAAGGCAGGAGACAAAAAATCCCTGCGGGAGATCTATGATCTTCACCTGGAGTATCTACTCCAGTATGCCCTTCGTTTTTCTCGAAATGAAGACCTGATCCAGGATTGTATCCATGATCTCTTTGTAGAAATATGGAAGCGTCGGGAAAGCCTGGGCGAGACCAATGCCATCAGGCCTTATTTGATTGTGTCACTAAGGCGAAAGTTGATCCGAGAATTGCAGAAAGGACAGAAGAATGAAGAAATCTCTGAAGTAGGGGATTTTGGAATGGAAGAAGGGGTAGAGTCTCTCCTTATTAAAGGAGAAGAATCTGCTTTGCAGGCAGAAAAACTTAAAAATGCCATGCAACAACTCTCAAGCAGGCAACGCGAAGCTATATTTCTCAAGTTTTATGAAGAGATGGACTATCAGGAAGTCGCAGCAGCCATGGACATCAATTATCAGTCTGTGCGTAATCTGATCTTCAATGGGATCAAAAAACTGCGGGATATCCTTGTGGCAATCCTGGCCCTAACAATTTTTTTTCAAAAACTATGA
- a CDS encoding RagB/SusD family nutrient uptake outer membrane protein has protein sequence MKNRLLKIFAAVCVLGIFAACADEFLDIPAQGALDQGLLQNQEGVEASLVSAYSMLDGWANQWGQGAPWPTAGSNWIWGSVASDDAYKGSEPGDQGETSQIELFQWTPGNPYFQAKFVALYEGIARANATKKLLVSAADGISAEDQARIDGEIRFLRAHFHFDGVKLWGNIPYYDETDDNFRKPNDASIIPQITADLEAAAGLLPATTSDKGRATKGAAQAYLGKVHLYQQNWAEAKSLFDQVVNSGNYALNPCFKDMFTTANENASEMIFSIQATVNDGTGGGDNGNFADRLNFPHGGSPFGCCGFHQPSQNLVNAHKVDANGLPLFDTFNDADVDVASPVDPRLDWTIGRDDVPFLTWGVHEPTWIRSRAWAGPYSAKKFIYEPGQESSVGWSNLQLNPVNMPIIRYADVLLMLAEAEVELGNLERARELVNMIRTRAANCAQGADGGSTTIDDAGITWATYAVGTYDNAWTDQAAARTAVRMERRIELALEGHRFFDLRRWGIAQEVMNAYMDVEQTKRTYITAATRYEARHNLFPLPSVQIELSKVDGTAQLIQNSGW, from the coding sequence ATGAAAAATAGATTATTAAAAATATTTGCAGCTGTATGTGTGCTGGGGATCTTTGCTGCTTGTGCAGATGAATTCCTGGATATTCCCGCACAGGGAGCACTTGATCAGGGGCTACTTCAGAATCAAGAAGGAGTAGAGGCTTCACTGGTCTCAGCTTACTCTATGCTTGATGGATGGGCGAATCAGTGGGGACAAGGTGCTCCATGGCCAACGGCCGGTTCTAACTGGATCTGGGGATCCGTTGCTTCTGATGATGCTTACAAAGGTTCAGAACCTGGTGACCAGGGAGAAACTTCTCAGATTGAACTCTTTCAATGGACGCCGGGTAATCCCTACTTTCAGGCCAAGTTTGTGGCTTTGTATGAGGGTATAGCTCGTGCGAATGCAACTAAAAAACTTCTGGTATCTGCGGCTGATGGAATTAGTGCTGAGGACCAGGCAAGAATTGATGGAGAGATTCGCTTCTTGCGTGCTCACTTCCATTTTGATGGAGTGAAATTGTGGGGAAACATTCCTTACTATGATGAAACGGACGATAACTTCCGTAAGCCTAATGATGCGAGTATCATTCCTCAAATTACAGCTGATCTGGAAGCTGCCGCAGGTTTATTGCCTGCAACTACTTCCGATAAAGGACGTGCTACCAAAGGTGCTGCTCAGGCTTATCTGGGTAAAGTGCATTTGTACCAGCAAAACTGGGCAGAAGCCAAGTCTTTGTTTGATCAGGTGGTAAATAGTGGAAACTATGCCCTGAATCCTTGTTTCAAGGATATGTTTACGACTGCTAATGAGAATGCTTCTGAAATGATCTTCTCTATTCAGGCAACTGTAAATGACGGAACTGGTGGGGGAGATAATGGTAACTTCGCAGATCGTTTGAACTTCCCTCATGGAGGTAGCCCATTTGGTTGCTGTGGATTCCACCAGCCTTCTCAAAACCTCGTAAATGCTCATAAAGTAGATGCCAATGGTTTGCCATTGTTTGATACCTTCAATGATGCTGATGTAGACGTAGCAAGTCCCGTAGATCCACGCCTTGACTGGACCATTGGACGTGATGATGTTCCTTTCCTGACATGGGGTGTTCATGAACCTACATGGATTCGTTCTCGTGCATGGGCCGGACCTTATAGCGCCAAAAAATTCATCTATGAGCCTGGACAGGAAAGTAGTGTAGGTTGGTCTAACCTTCAGCTGAATCCTGTAAACATGCCGATTATCCGTTATGCTGACGTTCTATTGATGCTTGCAGAAGCGGAAGTTGAGCTTGGTAATCTGGAAAGAGCGCGTGAACTGGTTAACATGATTCGTACGCGTGCCGCTAACTGTGCCCAAGGCGCTGATGGTGGTTCTACTACAATCGATGATGCTGGTATTACCTGGGCTACCTATGCTGTAGGTACTTATGATAATGCATGGACCGATCAGGCTGCTGCTCGTACAGCGGTTAGAATGGAAAGAAGAATTGAGTTGGCCCTTGAGGGACACAGATTCTTTGACCTGAGAAGATGGGGAATCGCCCAAGAGGTCATGAATGCCTATATGGACGTTGAGCAAACAAAGAGAACCTATATTACGGCTGCTACTCGTTATGAGGCCAGACATAATTTGTTCCCATTGCCTAGCGTACAAATTGAATTGAGTAAAGTTGACGGAACTGCCCAGCTGATTCAAAATTCAGGTTGGTAG